A window of Streptomyces sp. SAI-127 contains these coding sequences:
- a CDS encoding aldo/keto reductase family protein yields MRYRTLGSSDLNVSEISLGSWLTYSGGVEADATRACTEAAFDAGINFFDTANAYGRGAAETAWGEILSGHPRDSYILATKVYFPMSDDPADRGLSPAHIAQQIDASLTRLRTDHVDLYQAHRFDSGVPIEDTVEAFQKVVEQGKARYIGFSEWTPEQIRAAIDLAGPDLFVSSQPQYSMLWQAPEAEVFGLCAANGVSQIVWSPLAQGVLTGKYKPGQPVPEGSRFASADMAVSQDLVYSDAILEAVQRLVPIAEGAGMSMATLALAWVLRRGEVASAITGASRPDQVHANAAASGVELSDDLLTAVGQALGDVPVTEPTLAPGAEAGIKHR; encoded by the coding sequence ATGCGGTACCGCACACTCGGCAGCTCGGACCTGAACGTCTCGGAGATCTCGCTCGGGTCCTGGCTCACCTACTCCGGCGGCGTCGAGGCGGACGCGACCCGCGCCTGCACCGAGGCGGCCTTCGACGCGGGCATCAACTTCTTCGACACCGCCAACGCCTACGGACGGGGAGCCGCCGAGACGGCCTGGGGCGAGATCCTGTCCGGCCACCCCCGTGACTCCTACATCCTTGCCACCAAGGTCTACTTCCCGATGTCGGACGACCCGGCCGACCGTGGACTGTCCCCCGCCCACATCGCCCAGCAGATCGACGCCTCCCTCACCCGCCTCAGGACCGACCACGTCGACCTGTACCAGGCGCACCGCTTCGACTCCGGCGTGCCGATCGAGGACACCGTCGAGGCGTTCCAGAAGGTCGTCGAGCAGGGCAAGGCCCGCTACATCGGCTTCAGCGAGTGGACCCCCGAACAGATCCGGGCCGCGATCGACCTCGCAGGCCCCGATCTGTTCGTCTCCTCCCAGCCGCAGTACTCCATGCTCTGGCAGGCCCCCGAGGCCGAGGTGTTCGGCCTGTGCGCCGCCAACGGCGTCTCCCAGATCGTCTGGTCGCCGCTGGCGCAGGGGGTGCTCACCGGCAAGTACAAGCCCGGACAGCCCGTCCCCGAAGGAAGCCGGTTCGCCTCCGCGGACATGGCGGTCTCCCAGGACCTCGTCTACAGCGACGCCATCCTCGAAGCGGTCCAGCGCCTCGTCCCGATCGCGGAGGGGGCCGGGATGAGCATGGCCACCCTGGCGCTCGCGTGGGTCCTGCGCCGCGGCGAGGTCGCCTCCGCGATCACCGGTGCCTCCCGCCCCGACCAGGTCCACGCCAATGCCGCCGCGTCCGGCGTGGAGCTGTCCGACGACCTGCTGACCGCCGTCGGCCAGGCACTCGGCGACGTCCCCGTCACCGAACCCACCCTCGCCCCCGGCGCCGAGGCCGGCATCAAGCACCGCTGA
- a CDS encoding peptidase inhibitor family I36 protein, whose amino-acid sequence MRKTFITAAGLFLAAGTALAVVPGTAQAAAPCGQGSFCAYTDANYGGLAVGWTGDDGWWESNIADEDSSWANHGISGPGIKDHVKVYASAWQGGGVTICLSPGQEVPYNAGANDRGDSHTWTSSC is encoded by the coding sequence ATGCGCAAGACCTTCATCACCGCGGCCGGACTGTTCCTCGCCGCCGGCACCGCCCTGGCCGTCGTGCCGGGCACGGCCCAGGCCGCCGCACCCTGCGGCCAGGGGAGCTTCTGCGCCTACACCGACGCCAACTACGGCGGACTGGCGGTGGGTTGGACCGGCGACGACGGCTGGTGGGAGAGCAACATCGCGGACGAGGACAGCTCGTGGGCCAACCACGGCATCTCGGGCCCGGGCATCAAGGACCACGTCAAGGTGTACGCCAGTGCCTGGCAGGGCGGCGGTGTCACCATCTGCCTGAGCCCCGGGCAGGAGGTGCCGTACAACGCGGGCGCCAACGACCGGGGGGACTCGCACACCTGGACCAGCAGCTGCTGA
- a CDS encoding cytosine permease, with product MTDSSGSPDSRSTARQLQVETHGLDVIGDAERKGTPRTLFWPWFGANVSILGLSYGSFALGFGISFWQALVAGVIGIVFSFLLCGFVAVAGKRGSAPTMVLSRAAYGVRGNRLPSVVSWVLTVGWETVLCSLATLATATVFGRLGWGGGTETQVIALIVVAGLTVVGGVMGFDLIMRLQTVITVVTGVLTVVYIGLVADHIHWSTVSALPAGSAQEFIGALVFMMTGFGLGWVNAAADYSRYLPRTSSSRGVVGWTTFGASVAPLLLLVFGLLLAGSSTKLNQAVAADPIGALTTILPTWFLVPFAVVAVLGLVGGAVLDIYSSGLALLSAGLRIPRPLAALVDGVLMIAGSVYIVFFADDFLGQFMGFLTTLGVPIAAWCGIMLADLSLRRRDYDEADLYRPSGRYGDMPPTPLILTVLATALGWGLVTNSAASWLDWQGYLLDPFGLGGKSGAWAYANLGVLAALALGFLGTLALGRGRVRAQEGVV from the coding sequence ATGACAGACTCCTCGGGATCCCCCGACAGCAGATCCACCGCCCGGCAGCTCCAGGTCGAGACCCACGGGCTGGACGTGATCGGCGACGCCGAACGCAAGGGCACCCCGCGGACGCTGTTCTGGCCGTGGTTCGGCGCCAACGTGTCCATCCTCGGCCTGAGTTACGGCTCCTTCGCGCTGGGCTTCGGGATCTCCTTCTGGCAGGCACTGGTGGCCGGCGTGATCGGGATCGTCTTCTCGTTCCTGCTGTGCGGCTTCGTCGCGGTCGCCGGCAAGCGGGGCTCCGCGCCGACCATGGTGCTCAGCCGCGCCGCCTACGGAGTGCGCGGCAACCGCCTTCCGTCGGTGGTCTCCTGGGTGCTCACCGTCGGCTGGGAGACCGTGCTGTGCTCCCTCGCCACCCTGGCCACGGCGACCGTCTTCGGACGGCTCGGCTGGGGCGGCGGCACCGAGACCCAGGTGATCGCCCTGATCGTGGTCGCGGGGCTCACCGTCGTCGGCGGGGTGATGGGCTTCGACCTGATCATGCGGCTCCAGACCGTGATCACCGTGGTGACGGGCGTACTGACCGTCGTCTACATCGGGCTGGTCGCCGACCACATCCACTGGAGCACCGTCAGCGCCCTCCCGGCGGGCTCCGCCCAGGAGTTCATCGGCGCGCTGGTCTTCATGATGACCGGCTTCGGTCTCGGCTGGGTCAACGCCGCCGCCGACTACTCCCGCTATCTGCCCCGCACTTCGTCGAGCCGGGGCGTGGTCGGCTGGACCACCTTCGGCGCCTCCGTGGCCCCACTGCTCCTGCTGGTCTTCGGACTGCTGCTGGCCGGATCGTCCACCAAGCTCAACCAGGCCGTCGCCGCCGACCCGATCGGCGCGCTCACCACCATCCTGCCCACCTGGTTCCTGGTGCCCTTCGCCGTCGTCGCGGTTCTCGGCCTGGTCGGCGGCGCGGTCCTCGACATCTACTCCTCGGGCCTCGCCCTGCTCTCGGCGGGCCTCAGGATCCCGCGCCCGCTCGCGGCACTCGTCGACGGTGTCCTGATGATCGCGGGCTCCGTCTACATCGTGTTCTTCGCCGACGACTTCCTCGGCCAGTTCATGGGCTTCCTCACCACCCTCGGCGTCCCCATCGCCGCCTGGTGCGGCATCATGCTCGCCGACCTCTCCCTGCGCCGCCGTGACTACGACGAGGCCGACCTCTACCGTCCGAGCGGCCGCTACGGCGACATGCCGCCCACCCCGCTGATCCTGACGGTTCTCGCCACCGCCCTCGGCTGGGGCCTGGTCACCAACTCGGCCGCCAGCTGGCTGGACTGGCAGGGCTATCTGCTCGACCCCTTCGGCCTCGGCGGCAAGTCCGGTGCCTGGGCGTACGCCAACCTCGGAGTGCTGGCCGCCCTGGCGCTCGGCTTCCTCGGCACGCTGGCCCTCGGCCGCGGGCGGGTCCGCGCACAGGAGGGCGTCGTATGA
- a CDS encoding SseB family protein produces the protein MDTPANDNTVTPAQRALDALTQNTEDATALDTLATSDVLIPVPDDAADEDTTVALPVLEQQDGAPVVPVFTSETEMAELLPFVSRYRLVPLGALAAQWPDGDLSLSIDASSSHPLTLTSEGVRTLLARP, from the coding sequence ATGGACACACCCGCCAACGACAACACCGTCACACCGGCCCAGCGGGCGCTGGACGCGCTGACGCAGAACACCGAGGACGCGACGGCGCTGGACACGCTCGCCACCAGCGACGTGCTCATTCCGGTGCCCGACGACGCCGCGGACGAGGACACGACCGTGGCGCTGCCCGTGCTGGAACAGCAGGACGGCGCTCCTGTGGTGCCCGTGTTCACCTCGGAGACGGAGATGGCCGAACTGCTTCCGTTCGTGTCCCGCTACCGTCTGGTGCCGCTGGGCGCGCTCGCCGCGCAGTGGCCGGACGGCGATCTGTCGCTCTCGATCGACGCCAGCTCGTCGCACCCGCTGACGCTCACGTCCGAGGGCGTGCGCACGCTGCTGGCTCGGCCGTAG
- a CDS encoding AraC family transcriptional regulator, whose product MGEDRAAQFHSYATNSLEEAHDAIAAHYYDLRLEVVGQATEFETRLSVVELGALTVGDVRFGTEMRMSFGEPGVYHVAVPFGGCFSVQEGHGVTDFATERRALVFDPAREIHIDTWSADCQALTVKIDKAAVLRQLEVLLGRSVRRPPRFGPYMDVSRGPGLSWVRLAMWNLLERNVPLGLLSHPMIRGRLEQTLLEGMLLATDHTFRDALEAPPPPMRPASVKRVMDAVQELPAEPYDANRLAAIAQVSLRTLQEAFRSNVGMSPMAYVHEVRLQRVHRQLRAAAPGTTTVTEVAHAWGFVHLGRFARRYRERYGESPSQTLRAT is encoded by the coding sequence GTGGGAGAGGACCGGGCGGCCCAGTTCCACAGCTACGCGACGAACTCCCTGGAGGAGGCGCACGACGCGATCGCGGCCCACTACTACGATCTGCGTCTCGAAGTCGTCGGCCAGGCAACGGAGTTCGAGACCAGGCTCAGTGTCGTCGAACTCGGCGCGCTCACCGTGGGCGACGTCCGCTTCGGCACCGAGATGCGGATGAGCTTCGGCGAGCCGGGCGTGTACCACGTCGCCGTGCCCTTCGGCGGCTGCTTCAGCGTCCAGGAGGGGCACGGGGTCACGGACTTCGCAACCGAGCGGCGGGCACTGGTCTTCGATCCGGCGCGGGAGATCCACATCGACACCTGGTCCGCCGACTGCCAGGCACTCACCGTCAAGATCGACAAGGCGGCCGTGCTCAGGCAGTTGGAGGTGCTGCTGGGCCGGTCGGTGCGGCGCCCGCCGCGCTTCGGGCCGTACATGGACGTCTCGCGGGGGCCCGGCCTGAGCTGGGTGCGCCTCGCGATGTGGAACCTGCTCGAGCGGAACGTCCCGCTCGGGCTGCTGAGCCACCCGATGATCCGCGGCCGTCTCGAACAGACCCTCCTGGAGGGAATGCTGCTGGCCACCGACCACACCTTCCGCGACGCCTTGGAGGCCCCTCCCCCGCCGATGCGCCCGGCGTCGGTGAAGCGGGTCATGGACGCCGTACAGGAGCTGCCCGCCGAGCCGTACGACGCGAACCGGCTGGCGGCCATCGCCCAGGTCAGTCTGCGCACCCTGCAGGAAGCTTTCCGCAGCAATGTCGGCATGTCGCCCATGGCATACGTCCACGAGGTACGGCTCCAGCGCGTCCACCGGCAGCTGCGGGCGGCGGCGCCGGGCACGACGACCGTGACGGAAGTGGCTCATGCGTGGGGGTTCGTCCATCTGGGCCGGTTCGCGCGGCGGTACCGGGAGCGCTACGGGGAGTCACCCTCACAGACACTGCGCGCCACGTGA
- a CDS encoding FAD-linked oxidase C-terminal domain-containing protein, producing the protein MTATRDTTVSARFLGLLARDLPPDRLSTDPGVLTAHATDRSGTRLTGEPLAVVRARRTEDVTVTLRHAHELRVPVVPRGAGTGLSGGATADEGAVVLDLSGMNRILELSADDQLTVVEPGVITAELDRAAGAHGLRYAPDPASAALSTIGGNIATNAGGLRCAKYGVTRDSVLGLEAVLADGTVIGTGRRTVKGVTGYDLTALLTGSEGTLAVITAATLRLRPVPVATATLAAYFPSFEAAAEASYTIARAGVEPALAELVDGPVLQAIDPALRERGAALLVVQCDGAGAAAEAAAVAGLLGPLASTVETTEDPAEAEALLAARRLALPALERLGRPLIEDIAVPRSRLARAVREIRAISARHDVPVFTIAHAADGNLHPIIVVDPDLDRLPDAAWEAAGEIFALALRLGGTLTGEHGVGVLKRQWVAEELGPAAHALQRRIKEVFDPRGILNPGKAL; encoded by the coding sequence ATGACGGCAACGCGGGACACCACCGTGTCGGCACGCTTCCTGGGGCTGCTGGCCCGCGATCTTCCGCCCGACAGGCTGAGCACGGACCCGGGTGTGCTCACCGCCCACGCCACCGATCGCTCGGGCACCCGGCTCACCGGCGAGCCGCTTGCCGTGGTGCGTGCCCGGCGCACGGAGGACGTGACCGTCACGCTGCGGCACGCCCACGAACTGCGCGTCCCGGTCGTCCCCCGGGGCGCGGGCACCGGTCTGTCGGGCGGGGCGACGGCGGACGAGGGCGCCGTGGTGCTGGATCTCTCCGGGATGAACCGCATCCTCGAACTCTCCGCCGACGACCAGCTCACCGTCGTCGAACCAGGCGTGATCACCGCCGAGTTGGACCGGGCCGCGGGCGCGCACGGACTGCGGTACGCGCCCGATCCGGCGAGTGCGGCCCTGTCCACGATCGGCGGGAACATCGCAACGAACGCGGGCGGGCTGCGGTGCGCCAAGTACGGGGTGACCCGGGACAGCGTGCTCGGTCTGGAGGCCGTCCTCGCCGACGGTACGGTGATCGGCACCGGCCGCCGTACGGTCAAGGGGGTCACCGGCTATGACCTCACCGCCCTGCTGACCGGCTCGGAGGGCACCCTCGCGGTGATCACCGCGGCGACGCTTCGCCTCAGGCCGGTTCCCGTGGCGACGGCTACCCTCGCCGCGTACTTCCCGTCCTTCGAGGCGGCGGCCGAGGCGTCGTACACGATCGCTCGGGCCGGGGTCGAACCCGCGCTGGCCGAGCTCGTCGACGGGCCCGTACTGCAGGCCATCGACCCGGCGCTGCGGGAGCGGGGCGCCGCGCTGCTGGTGGTGCAGTGCGACGGGGCGGGTGCGGCGGCCGAGGCGGCAGCCGTCGCCGGGCTGCTCGGGCCCCTCGCCTCGACGGTGGAGACGACCGAGGATCCCGCCGAGGCCGAGGCACTGCTGGCCGCCCGCCGGCTCGCGCTGCCCGCTCTGGAGCGGCTGGGCCGCCCGCTGATCGAGGACATCGCGGTGCCGCGCTCCCGGCTCGCCCGGGCCGTGCGGGAGATCCGGGCGATCTCGGCCCGCCACGACGTTCCCGTGTTCACCATCGCGCACGCGGCGGACGGCAACCTGCACCCGATCATCGTCGTCGACCCGGACCTTGACCGGCTGCCGGATGCCGCGTGGGAGGCGGCCGGAGAGATCTTCGCGCTGGCGCTCAGGCTCGGGGGCACCCTGACCGGCGAACACGGGGTGGGAGTGCTCAAGCGGCAGTGGGTGGCCGAGGAACTCGGGCCCGCCGCACATGCGTTGCAGCGTCGGATCAAGGAGGTGTTCGATCCGCGGGGCATTCTCAACCCCGGAAAGGCGCTGTGA
- a CDS encoding LLM class flavin-dependent oxidoreductase codes for MPVEFISAVHTDSGASGPAAASRTGFDRDHLRRYARALDDGGFDHTLVAYHSASPDAFQVAQFVATHTERIRPILAHRPGVVFPTHASRALATLDRISDGRLSVHIISGGSDEEQRREGDYLNKAERYERSDEYIQILRKVWQADGPVSHEGRHFRFEGYYSDVKPVNGLIPISVGGSSPDAYRVGGQQGDIFGLWGEPLKETGEQIAAVNAVADAVGRPHPRIWVSFRPIIAPTDELAWEKAHRTLGVLKDQARNTELLRHYRTTGRPANVGSQRLLDIAERGEVHDRCLWTAPAVATNAAGASTALVGSPETVAQALLDYVDIGCDLLSIRGYDPLNDAIDYARHVLPLVRQELAHRAATGQAA; via the coding sequence ATGCCTGTCGAGTTCATCAGTGCCGTCCACACCGACTCCGGAGCCTCCGGTCCCGCTGCCGCGAGCCGCACCGGCTTCGACCGGGACCACCTGCGCAGGTACGCCCGCGCCCTGGACGACGGCGGCTTCGACCACACCCTGGTCGCCTATCACTCGGCATCGCCGGACGCCTTCCAGGTCGCCCAGTTCGTCGCGACCCACACCGAACGCATCCGCCCGATCCTGGCCCACCGGCCGGGCGTCGTCTTCCCCACGCACGCGTCCCGTGCCCTCGCCACCCTGGACCGGATCAGCGACGGGCGGCTGAGCGTCCACATCATCTCCGGCGGCAGCGACGAGGAACAGCGCCGGGAGGGCGACTATCTCAACAAGGCCGAGCGGTACGAGCGTTCGGACGAGTACATCCAGATCCTGAGGAAGGTGTGGCAGGCCGACGGGCCGGTCTCGCACGAGGGCAGGCACTTCCGGTTCGAGGGCTACTACTCGGACGTGAAGCCGGTGAACGGGCTGATCCCCATCTCTGTCGGCGGCTCCTCGCCGGACGCGTACCGGGTCGGCGGACAGCAGGGCGACATCTTCGGCCTGTGGGGCGAGCCGCTGAAGGAGACCGGCGAACAGATCGCCGCCGTGAACGCGGTCGCCGATGCCGTCGGCCGCCCCCACCCGCGTATCTGGGTGTCGTTCCGCCCGATCATCGCGCCGACCGACGAACTGGCCTGGGAGAAGGCGCACCGCACGCTCGGCGTCCTCAAGGACCAGGCGCGCAACACCGAGTTGCTGCGGCACTACCGCACCACCGGGCGCCCGGCCAACGTCGGCTCGCAGCGCCTCCTCGACATCGCCGAGCGGGGCGAGGTGCACGACCGCTGCCTGTGGACCGCCCCGGCGGTCGCCACCAACGCGGCCGGGGCGTCCACCGCCCTGGTCGGCTCTCCGGAGACCGTGGCGCAGGCCCTGCTCGACTACGTCGACATCGGCTGCGACCTGCTGTCGATCCGCGGCTACGACCCGCTCAACGATGCCATCGACTACGCCCGTCACGTCCTGCCGCTCGTGCGGCAGGAACTCGCCCACCGCGCCGCCACCGGCCAGGCCGCCTGA
- a CDS encoding ABC transporter substrate-binding protein, producing MIRRIAAAALSFSALLALTGCGADSSADASSKDGTLVIGDQAKTLQTIVAASDALKGAKYKVKWAEFEGAAPLYQAVQAGAADTTYSADLPALQALSGGVKFKNVAALKNDGRHVGIVVGKDSGIDSVKDLKGQKVVVSSAKGSIAEYLLANVLEQNGLSYSDVKVQYLLPTDAQAAFASGKIKAWATFGVYQAVGLEQGGKLLVDGADGRVSGYGFVGASEEALADPSKKAALADFLRRLGTALEWTSTHQDAYAKAIEARNGADASVARTLASAAYGKVLPITDDVNKTVQDVADLMNGIGVLEPNVDVAKSADTSLLN from the coding sequence GTGATCCGCAGAATCGCAGCCGCCGCACTGAGCTTCTCCGCCCTGCTGGCGCTGACCGGCTGCGGCGCGGATTCCTCCGCGGACGCCTCGTCGAAGGACGGCACCCTCGTCATCGGCGACCAGGCCAAGACCCTTCAGACGATCGTCGCCGCCTCCGATGCCCTCAAGGGCGCCAAGTACAAGGTGAAGTGGGCCGAGTTCGAGGGCGCGGCTCCGCTCTACCAGGCCGTGCAGGCGGGCGCCGCCGACACGACGTACTCCGCGGATCTCCCCGCCCTCCAGGCGCTCAGCGGTGGGGTGAAGTTCAAGAACGTGGCCGCACTGAAGAACGACGGCCGGCATGTCGGCATCGTCGTGGGCAAGGACTCCGGCATCGACAGCGTCAAGGACCTCAAGGGCCAGAAGGTCGTGGTGTCCTCGGCGAAGGGCAGCATCGCCGAGTATCTGCTGGCCAATGTGCTCGAGCAGAACGGGCTCAGCTACTCGGACGTGAAGGTGCAGTACCTGCTGCCGACCGACGCGCAGGCCGCCTTCGCCTCCGGAAAGATCAAGGCCTGGGCGACCTTCGGCGTCTACCAGGCCGTCGGCCTGGAGCAGGGCGGCAAGCTGCTCGTGGACGGTGCCGACGGCCGGGTCAGCGGCTACGGCTTCGTCGGCGCGTCCGAGGAAGCCTTGGCCGACCCCTCGAAGAAGGCCGCGCTCGCCGACTTCCTCAGGCGGCTCGGTACCGCCCTGGAATGGACCAGCACCCACCAGGACGCCTACGCCAAGGCCATCGAGGCCCGCAACGGCGCCGACGCCTCCGTGGCGAGGACGCTGGCCTCGGCGGCGTACGGCAAGGTCCTGCCGATCACCGACGACGTGAACAAGACCGTCCAGGACGTGGCCGACCTCATGAACGGCATCGGCGTTCTGGAGCCGAACGTGGACGTGGCGAAGTCGGCCGACACGTCTCTTCTCAACTAG
- a CDS encoding ABC transporter ATP-binding protein, with translation MADSVEIRGLSRAFDGNTVLHALDLDIREGEFVALLGHSGCGKSTLLRILAGLDEEIGGEVTVPARRSAAFQSPRLLPWLKVWRNVVLGLPGRPDRALAERALAEVGIADRASVWPKTLSGGQAQRVSLARALVREPELLLLDEPFGALDALTRGRVQQLVAELWQRHGCAILLVTHDVEEALLLADRVLVMDEGRIAHELTVDLPRPRDLTAPEFVSLRARLLNWLGVTRTLEGTPS, from the coding sequence ATGGCCGACAGTGTGGAGATACGGGGGCTTTCGCGGGCCTTCGACGGCAACACCGTGCTGCACGCCCTCGATCTCGACATCCGGGAGGGCGAGTTCGTGGCCCTGCTCGGCCACAGCGGCTGCGGAAAGTCGACGCTGCTGAGGATCCTCGCCGGGCTCGACGAGGAGATCGGCGGTGAGGTCACCGTGCCCGCCCGCCGCAGTGCCGCCTTCCAGTCGCCGAGGCTGCTGCCGTGGCTGAAGGTGTGGCGCAACGTCGTCCTCGGGCTGCCCGGGCGTCCGGACCGTGCCCTGGCCGAGCGTGCCCTCGCCGAGGTCGGTATCGCCGACCGGGCCTCCGTGTGGCCCAAAACGCTCTCCGGGGGCCAGGCCCAGCGCGTCTCCCTGGCCCGCGCTCTGGTCCGCGAGCCCGAACTGCTGCTCCTGGACGAGCCGTTCGGCGCCCTCGACGCCCTCACCCGGGGCCGGGTGCAGCAGTTGGTGGCCGAGCTGTGGCAGCGGCACGGCTGCGCGATCCTCCTGGTCACCCATGACGTGGAGGAGGCGCTGCTGCTCGCCGACCGGGTGCTGGTGATGGACGAGGGCCGTATCGCCCACGAACTCACCGTCGACCTGCCCCGCCCCCGTGATCTGACCGCCCCCGAGTTCGTCTCCCTGCGCGCCCGCCTCCTGAACTGGCTCGGCGTGACCCGTACGTTGGAAGGAACCCCGTCGTGA
- a CDS encoding ABC transporter permease, producing the protein MTTHSPALPTALDKPARITIRGATKTRGRVTIPRSVRRAAGPVGLVLLWFLTSATGVLPESVLASPVDVLKQAVELTRNGELPSAIAASGRRAATGFLIGATIALSLSLLAGLFRLGEDVIDSSMGMFRAIPWVGLIPLFIVWFGIEETPKIALVALGVTYPLYFNIYGGIRSTDSQLVEAARMMGLGRLGLITYVILPSALPGALVGLRYALSTAWLALVFAEQINADAGLGYLMSNAQQYFRTDVIVLCLVVYALLGLACDFAVRILSRRLLTWRANFEGEA; encoded by the coding sequence ATGACGACGCATTCGCCGGCACTGCCGACCGCCTTGGACAAGCCCGCCCGGATCACCATCCGCGGGGCCACGAAGACGCGCGGTCGTGTCACGATCCCCCGTTCCGTGCGGAGGGCCGCGGGCCCCGTGGGTCTGGTCCTGCTCTGGTTCCTCACCTCGGCCACCGGGGTCCTCCCGGAGTCCGTCCTGGCCTCGCCGGTCGACGTGCTGAAGCAGGCTGTGGAGCTGACCAGGAACGGCGAACTCCCCAGCGCCATAGCCGCGTCGGGCCGCCGCGCCGCGACCGGCTTCCTCATCGGAGCGACGATCGCGCTGAGCCTGTCCCTGCTCGCCGGGCTGTTCCGGCTCGGCGAGGACGTCATCGACTCCTCGATGGGCATGTTCCGGGCGATCCCGTGGGTGGGTCTGATCCCGCTGTTCATCGTGTGGTTCGGTATCGAGGAGACGCCGAAGATCGCCCTGGTCGCGCTCGGCGTGACGTATCCGCTGTACTTCAACATCTACGGCGGCATCCGCTCGACCGACTCCCAACTCGTCGAGGCCGCACGGATGATGGGGCTCGGCAGGCTGGGTCTGATCACGTACGTGATTTTGCCGAGCGCGCTGCCCGGCGCCCTCGTGGGGCTCCGGTACGCGCTGTCCACCGCCTGGCTGGCGCTGGTCTTCGCCGAGCAGATCAACGCGGACGCGGGGCTCGGCTATCTGATGAGCAACGCCCAGCAGTACTTCCGCACGGACGTCATCGTGCTGTGCCTCGTCGTGTACGCGCTGCTCGGTCTCGCCTGTGACTTCGCCGTACGGATCCTTTCGCGCCGCCTGCTGACCTGGCGGGCCAACTTCGAGGGCGAGGCGTAG
- a CDS encoding sulfurtransferase — protein sequence MTVTTTVAELREQLASATPPALLDVRWALGDPHGREHYAEGHIPGSVYVDLDTELASAPSPGGGRHPLPAIGDLQEAARGWGVREGRPVVVYDDLGNTAAARAWWLLRHAGLDRVTLLDGALGAWRAAGLPLKSGLPADPSPGDVVLRAGALPVLDAEEAAGLPLSGLLLDARAGERYRGEVEPVDPRAGHIPGAVSAPTGENLAADGTFLPAEELRKRFEELGAGTADRIGVYCGSGVTAAHQIAALEIAGFEAVLFPGSWSAWSADPDRPATKGSRP from the coding sequence ATGACCGTCACGACCACCGTCGCGGAGCTCCGCGAGCAGCTCGCCTCCGCCACTCCCCCGGCCCTGCTGGACGTCCGCTGGGCGCTGGGCGATCCACACGGACGCGAGCACTACGCCGAGGGACACATCCCGGGCTCGGTCTACGTCGACCTGGACACGGAACTCGCCTCCGCCCCGAGCCCCGGGGGCGGCCGGCATCCGCTGCCCGCGATCGGGGATCTGCAGGAGGCGGCGCGCGGGTGGGGCGTCCGGGAGGGCCGACCGGTCGTCGTCTACGACGACTTGGGCAACACGGCCGCCGCCCGGGCCTGGTGGCTCCTGCGGCACGCGGGGCTCGACCGGGTGACGCTGCTCGACGGGGCACTCGGTGCCTGGCGGGCCGCCGGACTGCCCCTGAAGTCCGGGCTTCCGGCGGATCCGTCGCCGGGTGACGTCGTCCTGCGAGCGGGCGCGCTCCCCGTTCTCGATGCGGAGGAAGCCGCCGGACTGCCCCTTTCCGGGCTGCTCCTGGACGCACGGGCGGGCGAGCGGTACCGCGGGGAGGTGGAGCCGGTCGACCCCCGCGCGGGTCACATCCCGGGCGCCGTGTCCGCACCGACCGGGGAGAACCTCGCCGCGGACGGCACCTTCCTGCCGGCCGAGGAGCTCCGGAAGCGGTTCGAGGAGCTGGGTGCCGGTACGGCGGACCGGATCGGCGTGTACTGCGGCTCGGGCGTCACCGCCGCACACCAGATCGCCGCGCTGGAGATCGCCGGGTTCGAGGCGGTCCTCTTCCCCGGTTCCTGGTCCGCGTGGTCCGCCGACCCGGACCGCCCCGCCACGAAGGGAAGCCGGCCATGA